One genomic segment of Styela clava chromosome 3, kaStyClav1.hap1.2, whole genome shotgun sequence includes these proteins:
- the LOC144420806 gene encoding uncharacterized protein LOC144420806, with amino-acid sequence MNTSDRIIDFASKLPYSSQKAWERKAVRIKNDTGKKAQIWDLADFIEEKADIAGSNTAKSLNIRRREDKPQLKRQSTRKSTTYTVKTEDVKATSHVQIPTILKCKCCSFSHLLSKCEKFNAKSIEERVKFLKEFGFCFNCLRGGHLVKDCKSQYTCTVEGCGRRHHTLLHLNTKKFENEENANFKRNDDKQSPIQKNVTSAVQANSNACKSSMYTYRNILPVRIRANNVEVETYALVDIGSDTTFCETSLIEELGLTGKQRTVEINTLGQRPVMHDGVVVNLTVASIDDKEEIFIENVMSIDKIPVQPNPIPSDEEFKLLPHLQEIDLPKIKNTKVSLLIGTDCPYAHYVLEVRTGNKKQPFARKSPLGWSIIGPSVNIPSTHKIHVNFVKSDMLLEEEIRRTWYTDFEDEIGDLTFPTSKEDRHVLNFLKSSVEHFDGHFTIPLPWRPGAQLPSGSHSLAERRLKYLQKRFLKMMI; translated from the coding sequence ATGAATACATCTGATCGTATTATCGATTTTGCCAGTAAGCTACCTTACAGCTCACAAAAGGCATGGGAAAGGAAAGCTGTGAGGATCAAGAATGATACTGGTAAAAAGGCACAGATATGGGACTTGGCTGATTTCATAGAAGAGAAAGCTGATATTGCAGGTTCAAATACTGCAAAATCATTGAACATCAGAAGACGTGAAGATAAGCCACAACTAAAACGACAATCAACACGAAAGTCTACAACTTATACTGTTAAAACTGAGGATGTCAAAGCAACTTCTCATGTCCAGATTCCTACTATTTTGAAATGTAAGTGTTGTTCCTTTTCCCATCTTTTGTCGAAATGTGAAAAGTTTAATGCAAAGTCGATTGAAGAACGAGTGAAGTTTCTGAAAGAATTTGGTTTCTGCTTCAATTGTCTACGTGGAGGTCACTTGGTAAAGGACTGCAAGTCACAATATACATGCACCGTTGAAGGGTGTGGCCGAAGACATCATACCTTGTTGCATTTGAAtactaaaaaatttgaaaatgaagaaaatgcaaACTTCAAAAGAAATGATGATAAACAAAGCCCAATTCAGAAGAATGTGACTTCTGCAGTTCAAGCTAATTCAAATGCATGTAAGAGCTCCATGTATACCTACAGGAATATTTTGCCTGTCAGGATTCGAGCAAACAATGTGGAAGTGGAAACATATGCTCTGGTCGATATTGGGTCTGATACAACATTTTGTGAAACAAGCCTAATTGAAGAACTCGGTTTGACTGGAAAACAAAGGACTGTTGAAATCAACACATTAGGACAACGACCAGTCATGCATGATGGTGTTGTAGTAAATCTCACTGTTGCATCAATCGACGATAAAGAAGAAATATTCATCGAAAATGTGATGTCTATTGACAAGATTCCAGTGCAACCAAATCCTATTCCATCTGATGAAGAATTCAAGCTACTTCCACATCTGCAAGAAATTGATCTACCTAAGATTAAAAATACAAAGGTTTCTCTGCTTATTGGAACTGATTGTCCATATGCACATTATGTGTTGGAAGTTCGAACTGGAAACAAGAAGCAGCCATTTGCACGAAAATCTCCATTGGGATGGTCGATTATCGGACCATCAGTGAATATTCCATCAACACACAAGATCCATGTCAACTTTGTGAAGTCTGATATGCTACTTGAAGAAGAGATTAGAAGAACATGGTACACTGATTTTGAAGATGAGATTGGAGATTTGACATTTCCAACCTCAAAAGAAGATAGACATGTTCTAAATTTTCTGAAGAGCTCTGTAGAGCATTTCGATGGGCATTTCACAATACCTTTACCTTGGCGTCCTGGAGCACAGCTGCCAAGTGGAAGTCATTCATTGGCTGAACGCAGACTGAAGTATCTCCAGAAACGTTTTctaaaaatgatgatttaa
- the LOC144420808 gene encoding uncharacterized protein LOC144420808, with protein MKKAEHTKSIAKLDPIIPDGILRIWGRLDKAPISFEMRHPIILPNDHHLTRLIIDFYHKKVGHSSVSHTWNVIREKYWITRPRATIRHELNKCVTCRKANTRQGEQLMAELPSARLKVGQPPFYSTGIDFFGPYLIKRGRSEIKRYGCIFTCLTTRAVHIELAEDLSTDAFINALRRFMARRSKPFELHSDNGSNFVGAQRILREEIQKLDHTKLDGFFRKQEIRWYFNTPTASNQGGSWEILIRSIRRILNKMFYKSPVIHNQFKTFVSGFF; from the coding sequence ATGAAGAAAGCTGAGCATACAAAGTCAATTGCAAAACTGGATCCAATAATACCTGATGGAATTCTACGGATATGGGGGAGGTTGGATAAAGCTCCTATTTCATTTGAAATGCGACATCCCATCATTTTACCAAATGATCACCACTTAACCAGATTGATCATTGACTTCTATCACAAGAAAGTTGGGCATTCAAGTGTTTCTCATACTTGGAATGTTATTCGTGAAAAATATTGGATCACAAGACCAAGAGCAACAATTCGGCATGAATTGAATAAATGTGTAACTTGTAGAAAAGCTAACACACGACAAGGAGAACAGTTAATGGCTGAACTGCCATCTGCTCGTCTAAAGGTTGGCCAACCACCATTCTATTCGACGGGAATTGACTTCTTCGGCCCATATTTGATCAAACGTGGAAGAAGTGAAATCAAAAGATATGGCTGCATATTTACATGCCTCACAACAAGAGCTGTTCATATTGAACTGGCTGAAGATTTGTCCACTGATGCTTTTATAAATGCTCTTAGGAGGTTTATGGCAAGAAGATCAAAACCCTTTGAATTACACAGTGACAATGGCTCCAATTTTGTAGGAGCTCAACGAATATTGCGAGAAGAAATACAGAAGCTTGATCATACCAAATTAGATGGGTTCTTCAGAAAACAAGAAATACGCTGGTATTTCAATACTCCAACAGCCAGCAACCAAGGAGGTTCCTGGGAAATTTTAATTCGATCAATACGAAGAATTTTGAACAAGATGTTTTATAAATCTCCTGTAATACATAATCAATTCAAGACCTTTGTGTCGGGTTTCTTTTGA
- the LOC144420807 gene encoding uncharacterized protein LOC144420807 gives MQEYITKGFAKKLSQEEDIPAGPVFDCAAIYKGISLNDTLMPGPDLVSSLIGVLTQFRKGRIALVADIEAMFHQIKVKKEDCNALRFLWWPNGDISKKAELYSMERHIFGACSSPCIASFCLKETGKRFGHEFDKRICEIVENGFYVDDCLTSSDSDEDAIDTKTQLCKLMKKGGFNLTKWISNSSTVMAKIPESEQTKSIKDLGLHEPRKERVLGVFWNVDADAFQFRSTVPK, from the coding sequence ATGCAGGAATATATTACAAAAGGTTTTGCGAAAAAGCTTTCGCAAGAAGAAGATATCCCTGCAGGTCCTGTATTTGATTGTGCTGCAATTTATAAAGGTATTTCTCTCAATGACACTCTCATGCCTGGACCAGACTTGGTGTCAAGCCTTATTGGTGTGTTGACTCAATTTCGTAAGGGACGCATAGCTTTAGTTGCTGATATTGAAGCTATGTTTCATCAAATTAAAGTTAAGAAAGAAGATTGCAATGCTTTGCGATTTCTTTGGTGGCCAAATGGTGACATTTCAAAGAAGGCGGAATTATATTCCATGGAACGTCATATATTTGGAGCTTGCAGTTCACCTTGCATTGCTTCATTCTGCTTGAAGGAAACCGGGAAACGATTTGGTCATGAATTTGATAAACGAATTTGTGAGATTGTTGAAAATGGATTTTATGTAGATGACTGTCTTACATCTTCTGATAGTGATGAAGATGCAATAGACACAAAAACACAACTTTGTAAGTTGATGAAGAAGGGAGGTTTCAATCTAACAAAGTGGATTTCAAATAGTTCCACTGTGATGGCCAAAATTCCAGAATCTGAACAGACTAAGTCTATAAAGGATTTAGGTTTGCATGAACCTCGAAAAGAGCgtgttcttggagttttttggaATGTGGATGCCGATGCTTTTCAATTTCGTTCAACTGTACCTAAGTGA